From Actinopolymorpha cephalotaxi, one genomic window encodes:
- a CDS encoding dihydrofolate reductase family protein, with the protein MRKITAGLFISLDGVIEDPQDWHFPYFNDEMGAAVDAQLGASDTLLIGRVTYDSFAGAWPDREEAGGEDAPFAKKLGDARKVVVSRQDLDFTWRNSEVLKGELVEAVTALKNEPGGDIGMSGSVSVVRQLLAAGLLDELHLLVHPIAVRKGARLFEDADTPLPLRLLSSTTFSTGVLHLVYTNDDSAPEGTYEDAKTQLPQD; encoded by the coding sequence ATGCGGAAGATCACCGCTGGTCTGTTCATCTCGCTGGACGGGGTCATCGAGGACCCGCAGGACTGGCACTTCCCGTACTTCAACGACGAGATGGGCGCCGCCGTCGACGCCCAGCTCGGCGCCTCCGACACGCTGCTGATCGGCCGGGTGACCTACGACAGCTTCGCCGGCGCGTGGCCGGACCGCGAGGAGGCCGGCGGGGAGGACGCACCGTTCGCCAAGAAGCTCGGCGACGCGCGCAAGGTCGTCGTGTCCCGGCAGGACCTCGACTTCACCTGGCGCAACTCCGAGGTGCTGAAGGGCGAGCTGGTCGAGGCCGTCACCGCGCTGAAGAACGAGCCGGGCGGCGACATCGGGATGAGCGGGTCGGTCTCCGTCGTACGCCAACTGCTGGCCGCCGGCCTCCTCGACGAGCTGCACCTGCTGGTCCACCCGATCGCGGTCCGCAAGGGCGCGCGGCTGTTCGAGGACGCGGACACCCCGCTCCCGCTGCGGCTGCTGTCGTCGACGACGTTCAGCACGGGCGTACTCCACCTCGTCTACACCAACGACGACTCCGCTCCCGAGGGCACCTACGAGGACGCGAAGACGCAGCTGCCCCAGGACTGA
- a CDS encoding Fur family transcriptional regulator, with amino-acid sequence MLRDAALRVTRPRVAVLSAVHDLPHADTDSIIGAVRKNLGVVSHQAVYDVLHALTAVGLVRRIQPLGSVARYEARVGDNHHHIVCRSCGAIADVDCAVGETPCLTAADDSGYEIDEAEVIYWGRCPECVAISNQQGDQQAAGAK; translated from the coding sequence ATGCTCCGCGACGCCGCCCTCCGGGTGACGCGTCCGCGGGTGGCGGTGCTGTCCGCGGTGCACGACCTTCCGCACGCCGACACCGACTCGATCATCGGTGCCGTACGGAAGAACCTCGGCGTCGTCTCCCACCAGGCCGTCTACGACGTACTCCACGCGCTCACCGCCGTGGGCCTGGTGCGCCGCATCCAGCCGCTCGGCTCGGTGGCGCGATACGAGGCGAGGGTGGGCGACAACCACCACCACATCGTCTGCCGGTCGTGCGGCGCCATCGCCGACGTCGACTGCGCGGTGGGCGAGACGCCCTGCCTGACGGCGGCCGACGACTCGGGGTACGAGATCGACGAGGCCGAGGTCATCTACTGGGGCAGATGTCCTGAGTGTGTGGCGATCAGCAACCAGCAAGGCGACCAGCAAGCAGCCGGCGCAAAGTGA
- a CDS encoding DUF7660 family protein, translating to MADGYETGRPTDEIPSGIRTRDEFGEYLLRVLDDYRETGAAEWTNSTLEHFLDGLAAFALARVNDQTEREEPTWQLFAESIAAASGYE from the coding sequence ATGGCAGACGGGTACGAGACGGGCCGACCAACCGACGAGATTCCGTCGGGCATCAGGACCCGCGATGAGTTCGGCGAGTACCTACTGCGTGTCCTGGACGACTACCGAGAGACAGGAGCTGCAGAGTGGACGAACAGCACCTTGGAGCACTTCCTCGACGGGCTCGCGGCGTTCGCGTTGGCACGGGTCAACGATCAGACAGAGAGGGAAGAGCCCACTTGGCAGTTGTTCGCTGAGAGCATTGCTGCCGCCTCCGGCTACGAGTAG
- a CDS encoding Cif family virulence factor: protein MTTPALHKELREFFERFDIGGADLFHEQFLSLDPARATVVTRDQLRAVLPKRAEMFGSVGASGNRLRDLDIRTLDDQHVLVETHWDVEFGDPNAEPLTLHATYLLRRAGDGWSVVVYLNHQDIAGILANRSQPADA, encoded by the coding sequence GTGACCACGCCTGCCCTGCACAAGGAACTTCGGGAGTTCTTCGAGCGGTTCGACATCGGCGGCGCCGACCTCTTTCACGAACAGTTCCTCAGCCTCGATCCGGCCAGGGCCACCGTCGTGACCCGCGACCAGCTGAGGGCCGTCCTTCCCAAGCGGGCCGAGATGTTCGGCTCCGTCGGCGCGTCCGGCAACCGGCTTCGTGATCTCGACATCCGTACGCTCGACGACCAGCACGTCCTCGTGGAGACGCACTGGGACGTGGAGTTCGGCGACCCGAACGCCGAGCCACTCACTCTGCACGCCACCTACCTGCTCCGCCGCGCCGGCGACGGGTGGAGCGTCGTCGTCTACCTGAACCACCAGGACATCGCCGGCATCCTCGCCAACCGCAGCCAACCAGCCGACGCCTGA
- a CDS encoding DUF2716 domain-containing protein produces the protein MSEGFRVEGVWRPIEYAEAWAGFDARFDFKPDYYERAVPAIRLPDGCVVIDLAPVFAHEGARFASGEAAITAAALRNFVWFTDEEELTALDWQHTPYRYSPAAHALANVGWPVPVFPNGDYYVHTTSDLRWGTFGHPWQQSLTVWGEELVRTLGTELLTWLPRHTQSP, from the coding sequence ATGAGTGAAGGATTCCGGGTCGAAGGGGTCTGGCGGCCGATTGAATACGCCGAAGCGTGGGCGGGGTTCGACGCTCGCTTCGACTTCAAGCCGGACTACTACGAACGTGCTGTGCCTGCCATCCGGCTGCCCGACGGCTGTGTTGTGATCGACCTCGCTCCTGTCTTTGCTCACGAGGGCGCTCGGTTCGCGTCCGGTGAAGCGGCGATCACTGCGGCCGCCCTCCGGAACTTTGTTTGGTTCACCGACGAGGAGGAGTTGACCGCGCTGGACTGGCAGCACACCCCATACCGCTACTCGCCGGCCGCGCACGCTCTCGCGAACGTCGGATGGCCCGTCCCGGTGTTCCCGAACGGCGACTACTACGTCCACACCACGTCGGACCTGCGGTGGGGCACGTTCGGACACCCGTGGCAGCAGTCGCTGACCGTCTGGGGTGAAGAGTTGGTGCGCACCCTCGGGACTGAACTGTTGACCTGGCTACCACGGCACACGCAGAGCCCATAA
- a CDS encoding leucine-rich repeat domain-containing protein, producing MIRDLVRDKAKALPTDANAAHVTALRVWHCNYWSLAPLEQYPNLRTLVVASYPDSDVQALAALAGLEYLSLLHMPHVRDLAPLEGLRHLRTVRLATSPGWDSSGKVTVVDSLQPLANLPGLKHLELFGIQPASRSLQELESAPELVSLRASKYPAEEPRRFYMATGVTDAIAPSPGVADWS from the coding sequence GTGATCCGGGATCTGGTGCGCGACAAGGCCAAGGCCTTGCCCACCGATGCAAATGCAGCCCACGTGACCGCCCTGCGAGTGTGGCACTGCAACTACTGGTCACTCGCTCCCCTGGAGCAGTACCCCAACCTGCGCACCCTCGTGGTCGCCAGCTACCCGGACTCAGACGTCCAAGCCCTAGCGGCGCTCGCAGGGTTGGAGTACCTCTCGCTCCTGCATATGCCACACGTGCGGGACCTGGCGCCGCTGGAGGGGCTGAGGCATCTGCGCACCGTCCGGCTGGCTACGTCACCCGGCTGGGACTCATCGGGGAAGGTGACCGTCGTCGATTCCCTGCAACCACTGGCGAACCTGCCCGGGTTGAAGCACCTGGAACTGTTTGGGATCCAACCTGCGAGCAGGTCCTTGCAGGAACTGGAGAGCGCACCCGAGCTGGTCAGCCTGCGGGCCTCGAAGTACCCCGCAGAGGAGCCCCGGCGCTTCTACATGGCAACCGGCGTGACCGATGCCATTGCCCCGTCCCCTGGCGTTGCTGACTGGAGCTGA
- a CDS encoding MarR family winged helix-turn-helix transcriptional regulator: MPSPGVQATGLIVRLARELRTALDQRFAAFGLTSQQAGLLVHVFTGQSSPRALADLLGTDTAGITRLVDRLEAKKLVRRVPDPADRRAVVVELTRAGRSLIPKLPPVFEAVAADLTRGVDPAEAAALLQAMLANLTDQDPD; the protein is encoded by the coding sequence ATGCCCAGCCCCGGAGTCCAGGCAACGGGCCTCATCGTCCGGCTCGCCCGCGAACTACGGACCGCCCTGGACCAGCGCTTCGCCGCCTTCGGCCTGACGTCGCAGCAGGCCGGCCTCCTCGTCCACGTCTTCACCGGGCAGTCGAGTCCGCGCGCGCTAGCTGACCTGCTCGGCACGGACACCGCCGGCATCACCCGGCTCGTCGACCGGCTGGAAGCCAAGAAGCTCGTCCGGCGCGTACCCGACCCGGCCGACCGTCGTGCCGTCGTGGTCGAGCTCACCAGAGCCGGACGTTCGCTGATCCCCAAGCTTCCGCCGGTCTTCGAGGCCGTCGCCGCGGACCTGACCCGGGGCGTCGACCCGGCCGAGGCCGCCGCTCTTCTCCAGGCGATGCTCGCCAACCTCACCGACCAGGACCCGGACTGA
- a CDS encoding ATP-binding protein — translation MFRRIAIVNRGEAAMRLINAVRELNAEGGEPIETVALYTDVERTATFVRQADLAYSLGPASARPYVDHAVLERALRDTGADAAWVGWGFVAEHPAFAELCERLGVTFIGPTPEAMRRLGDKIASKLVAEEVGVPVSRWSGGPVETLDAALEAADRIGYPLMLKAAAGGGGRGIRVIMSGEDLKQAYDRTRDEAERSFGSGVVYLEQLVTGARHVEVQVIADGQGTAWALGVRDCSVQRRNQKVIEESASPVLSAERADQIKGAAERLALAVGYRGAGTVEFLYRPQDELLSFLEVNTRLQVEHPVTELTTDLDLVKAQIRIAAGGRLEGERPAETGHAIEARLNAEDPDRDFAPSPGRIALLDLPAGPGVRVDTGFSAGDTIPAEFDSMIAKIIAYGRTREEALARLRRAVGATTVVIEGGVSNKGFILALLDQPEVIDGSADTAWIDRVRGQGRLVSHRHSGVGLVAAAIEGYEEAKQVELRRLLETAHGGRPQVQHEVGRAIDLELRGVAYRVTVAQIGPHRFRVGVGNGDEQHVVYGELERSGTYGARLTVDGRTFRLVIATHGPVHLVEVNGVTHRVSRGEGGVLRSPAPALVVATPVAPGAEVEAGAPVLVLESMKMETVLYAPFRATVRELLVSAGSQVETSAPLIRLEPVADGASAGAEGAPAGLPGAAVPAVDLDLPEETVRKSAGERAERGLADLRSMLLGYDVDARDEGQMLAGYLTARAELAAAGQAPMSAEIELLQVFADFAELSRNRPVGEEVSTEHRVHSPREHFHTYLQSLDPERGGLPEEFRARLARVLGHYGVTDLERSPELDEAVFRVFLAQQRSRLDVLLVTALLQAWSTEPLPAAPLDARVHDVLERLVLATQLRFPVVGDLARSVRFRWFDQPLVDEERAEVVAGVGAEVDSLAADPDAPDRQQRIEALAAIPEQIVGFLVQRLERGWAEWEPMLEVLIRRHYREYELHGLSELAVEGRPFASADYSLDDRPTHLVSTVGTVAELADPDGALVRALTAQVVARPAGHEAVVDLYLFGPETPEVQQEAADALRELVAALPLGRGVRRITLAVARGGEKAVEYFTYRPAGASVVEDDNVRGVHPMVGRRLNLWRLRDFRINRLEAPEGVLLYHCVARNNDADQRLVAMAQVRQFAVVRDENGQVTSLPHVERAISNCLEAIRRDRSARGTAGARLDMNHVWVHIWPVVDVQVEELTALQRNIAPLTVGAGIEEVLAQGRVERPDGTVAPVTARFFYQPGSGVVTSVEERTTERLEPLDDYAQKVLRSRRRNTVYPYELTDMVAGPGGSGVEYDLDDAGVLMPVDRPRGLNKAAIIVGVISTPTARCPEGVTRVVLSGDPTKALGALAEAECMRIIAALDLAERMGVPIEWYALSAGARISMDSGTENMDWIAAALKRIVEFTQAGGEINVVVAGINVGAQPYWNAEATMLMHTKGILVMTPDSAMVLTGKQSLDFSGGVSAEDNYGIGGYDRVMGPNGQAQYWAPDLKSARDVLMSHYDHTYVVPGESGPRRSHTSDPVDRDVTTYPHDAPGSDFRTVGDIFSSETNPGRKKPFDIRTVMRAVADLDHPVLERWAGMADADTAVVQDARLGGYPVCLLGIESKSVPRRGFPPTDGPDTYTSGTLFPRSSKKVARAINAASGNRPLVVLANLSGFDGSPDSMRNLQLEYGAEIGRAVVNFDGPIVFAVISRYHGGAFVVFSKALNPNLTVLAVEGSFASVLGGAPAAAVVFAAEVDARTAADSRVSGLAARVSAAVGAERAALATELAEVRTAVRAEKLGEVAAGFDRVHSIQRAVEVGSVDAVIGATELRPRLIEAIERGLGTSS, via the coding sequence GTGTTCAGGCGGATCGCAATCGTGAACCGCGGCGAGGCCGCGATGCGGCTGATCAACGCCGTACGCGAGCTCAACGCCGAGGGTGGCGAGCCGATCGAGACGGTGGCGCTCTACACCGACGTCGAGCGGACCGCGACGTTCGTACGCCAGGCAGACCTCGCCTACTCGCTGGGTCCGGCGTCCGCACGGCCCTACGTCGACCACGCGGTCCTCGAACGCGCCCTCCGTGACACCGGGGCCGACGCCGCGTGGGTGGGCTGGGGCTTCGTCGCGGAGCACCCGGCGTTCGCCGAGCTCTGCGAACGCCTCGGCGTCACCTTCATCGGGCCGACGCCGGAGGCGATGCGCCGGCTCGGCGACAAGATCGCCTCCAAGCTGGTGGCCGAGGAGGTCGGCGTTCCGGTCTCCCGGTGGAGCGGCGGCCCGGTCGAGACGCTGGACGCCGCCCTCGAGGCGGCGGACCGGATCGGCTACCCGCTGATGCTCAAGGCGGCCGCCGGCGGTGGTGGCCGGGGCATCCGGGTGATCATGTCCGGCGAGGACCTCAAGCAGGCGTACGACCGGACCCGCGACGAGGCCGAGCGCTCGTTCGGCAGTGGTGTGGTCTACCTCGAGCAGTTGGTGACCGGCGCGCGGCACGTCGAGGTGCAGGTGATCGCCGACGGTCAGGGCACCGCCTGGGCGCTCGGGGTGCGCGACTGTTCGGTGCAGCGCCGCAACCAGAAGGTGATCGAGGAGTCCGCCTCGCCGGTGCTGTCCGCGGAGCGGGCCGACCAGATCAAGGGCGCGGCGGAGCGGCTCGCGCTGGCGGTCGGCTACCGCGGCGCCGGGACGGTCGAGTTCCTCTACCGCCCGCAGGACGAGCTGCTGTCGTTCCTGGAGGTCAACACCCGGCTGCAGGTGGAGCACCCGGTCACCGAGCTGACCACCGACCTGGACCTGGTGAAGGCCCAGATCCGGATCGCCGCCGGCGGCAGGCTCGAGGGCGAGCGGCCGGCCGAGACGGGGCACGCGATCGAGGCGCGGCTGAACGCCGAGGACCCCGACCGTGACTTCGCGCCGTCGCCGGGCCGGATCGCGCTGCTCGACCTGCCGGCCGGTCCCGGCGTACGCGTGGACACCGGTTTCAGCGCCGGCGACACCATCCCGGCCGAGTTCGACTCGATGATCGCCAAGATCATCGCCTACGGACGGACTCGCGAGGAGGCGCTGGCGCGGCTGCGCCGGGCGGTGGGCGCCACCACGGTGGTCATCGAGGGCGGCGTCAGCAACAAGGGCTTCATCCTCGCGCTGCTGGACCAGCCGGAGGTGATCGACGGCAGCGCGGACACCGCCTGGATCGACCGCGTACGCGGGCAGGGCCGGCTGGTCTCGCACCGCCACTCCGGCGTCGGGTTGGTCGCGGCGGCGATCGAGGGGTACGAGGAGGCCAAGCAGGTCGAGCTCCGGCGGCTGCTGGAGACCGCGCACGGCGGCCGTCCGCAGGTGCAGCACGAGGTCGGCCGGGCGATCGACCTGGAGCTGCGCGGCGTCGCCTACCGCGTCACCGTCGCGCAGATCGGCCCGCACCGGTTCCGGGTCGGCGTCGGCAACGGCGACGAGCAGCACGTCGTCTACGGCGAGCTGGAGCGGTCCGGCACCTACGGCGCCCGGCTGACCGTGGACGGGCGGACGTTCCGGCTGGTCATCGCCACCCACGGCCCGGTGCACCTGGTCGAGGTGAACGGCGTCACCCACCGGGTCAGCCGGGGCGAGGGCGGGGTGCTGCGCTCACCGGCGCCGGCCCTGGTCGTCGCGACGCCGGTGGCGCCGGGCGCCGAGGTGGAGGCGGGCGCACCGGTGCTGGTGCTGGAGAGCATGAAGATGGAGACGGTGCTGTACGCGCCGTTCCGGGCCACCGTGCGGGAGCTCCTGGTCTCCGCCGGAAGCCAGGTCGAGACCAGTGCCCCGCTGATCCGGCTGGAGCCGGTCGCCGACGGCGCGTCGGCGGGGGCGGAGGGTGCACCGGCGGGCCTGCCGGGCGCCGCGGTGCCGGCCGTCGACCTGGACCTGCCCGAGGAGACCGTACGAAAGTCCGCCGGGGAACGCGCCGAACGCGGCTTGGCCGACCTGCGCAGCATGCTGCTCGGCTACGACGTGGACGCCCGGGACGAGGGCCAGATGCTGGCCGGCTACCTGACCGCCAGGGCAGAGCTCGCGGCGGCCGGGCAGGCGCCGATGTCGGCGGAGATCGAGCTGCTGCAGGTGTTCGCCGACTTCGCCGAGCTGAGCCGCAACCGGCCGGTGGGCGAGGAGGTCAGCACCGAGCACCGGGTGCACAGCCCCCGCGAGCACTTCCACACGTACCTCCAGAGTCTCGACCCCGAGCGCGGCGGCCTGCCGGAGGAGTTCCGCGCCCGGCTGGCCCGGGTGCTCGGGCACTACGGCGTGACCGACCTGGAGCGCAGCCCCGAGCTGGACGAGGCGGTGTTCCGCGTCTTCCTCGCCCAGCAGCGGTCGAGGCTGGACGTGCTGCTGGTCACGGCACTGCTGCAGGCGTGGAGCACCGAGCCGCTTCCGGCGGCCCCGCTGGACGCCCGCGTGCACGACGTACTGGAACGCCTCGTGCTCGCCACCCAGCTGCGTTTCCCGGTCGTCGGCGACCTGGCCCGGAGCGTGCGGTTCCGCTGGTTCGACCAGCCGCTGGTGGACGAGGAGCGGGCCGAGGTGGTGGCCGGGGTGGGCGCCGAGGTCGACTCGCTCGCGGCCGACCCGGACGCGCCCGACCGGCAGCAGCGGATCGAGGCGCTGGCGGCCATCCCCGAGCAGATCGTCGGGTTCCTCGTCCAGCGGCTGGAGCGCGGCTGGGCCGAGTGGGAGCCGATGCTCGAGGTGCTGATCCGCCGGCACTACCGCGAGTACGAGCTGCACGGGCTGAGCGAGCTGGCCGTGGAGGGGCGACCGTTCGCGTCGGCCGACTACTCGCTGGACGACCGGCCCACCCACCTGGTCAGCACGGTCGGCACGGTCGCCGAACTCGCCGACCCCGATGGCGCTCTGGTCCGGGCCCTCACCGCCCAGGTCGTCGCCCGGCCCGCCGGGCACGAGGCGGTGGTCGACCTCTACCTGTTCGGGCCGGAGACCCCGGAGGTGCAGCAGGAGGCGGCGGACGCGTTGCGCGAGCTGGTCGCCGCGCTGCCGCTGGGTCGTGGCGTACGCCGGATCACCCTCGCTGTCGCCCGTGGTGGCGAGAAGGCGGTGGAGTACTTCACGTACCGTCCGGCCGGCGCCTCCGTCGTCGAGGACGACAACGTGCGCGGTGTGCACCCCATGGTGGGCCGGCGGCTGAACCTCTGGCGGCTGCGTGACTTCCGGATAAACCGCCTGGAAGCGCCCGAGGGCGTGCTGCTCTACCACTGCGTGGCGCGGAACAACGACGCCGACCAGCGGCTGGTCGCGATGGCCCAGGTGCGCCAGTTCGCCGTCGTACGCGACGAGAACGGCCAGGTGACGTCGCTGCCGCACGTGGAGCGGGCGATCTCGAACTGCCTGGAGGCGATCCGCCGGGACCGCAGCGCACGGGGTACGGCCGGCGCCCGCCTGGACATGAACCACGTCTGGGTGCACATCTGGCCGGTCGTCGACGTGCAGGTCGAGGAGCTGACCGCGCTGCAGCGCAACATCGCGCCGCTCACGGTCGGCGCGGGCATCGAGGAGGTGCTGGCGCAGGGACGGGTCGAGCGCCCGGACGGCACAGTCGCGCCGGTGACGGCACGGTTCTTCTACCAGCCGGGCTCCGGGGTGGTCACCTCCGTGGAGGAGCGGACCACCGAGCGGCTCGAACCGCTCGACGACTACGCCCAGAAGGTCCTGCGTTCCCGCCGCCGCAACACCGTCTACCCGTACGAGCTGACCGACATGGTGGCCGGCCCCGGCGGCTCGGGGGTGGAGTACGACCTGGACGACGCAGGCGTCCTCATGCCGGTCGACCGGCCGCGCGGCCTGAACAAGGCGGCGATCATCGTCGGGGTGATCAGCACGCCGACGGCGCGCTGCCCCGAGGGCGTCACCCGGGTGGTGCTCAGCGGCGACCCGACCAAGGCGCTCGGTGCCCTGGCCGAGGCCGAGTGCATGCGGATCATCGCCGCGCTCGACCTGGCCGAGCGGATGGGGGTGCCGATCGAGTGGTACGCGCTGTCGGCCGGTGCGCGCATCTCGATGGACTCCGGCACCGAGAACATGGACTGGATCGCGGCGGCGCTGAAGCGGATCGTCGAGTTCACCCAGGCGGGCGGTGAGATCAACGTCGTCGTGGCCGGCATCAACGTCGGTGCCCAGCCGTACTGGAACGCCGAGGCGACGATGCTGATGCACACCAAGGGCATCCTGGTGATGACGCCGGACAGCGCGATGGTGCTCACCGGCAAGCAGTCGCTGGACTTCTCCGGCGGGGTGTCCGCGGAGGACAACTACGGCATCGGCGGCTACGACCGGGTGATGGGCCCGAACGGCCAGGCGCAGTACTGGGCGCCGGACCTGAAGAGCGCCCGCGACGTGCTGATGTCGCACTACGACCACACCTACGTCGTCCCGGGCGAGTCCGGGCCGAGGCGGTCGCACACGTCCGACCCGGTGGACCGGGACGTCACGACGTATCCGCACGACGCGCCGGGCAGCGACTTCCGTACGGTCGGCGACATCTTCTCCTCGGAAACCAACCCCGGCCGCAAGAAGCCGTTCGACATTCGTACGGTGATGCGCGCGGTGGCCGACCTGGACCACCCGGTGCTCGAACGCTGGGCCGGGATGGCCGACGCCGACACCGCCGTGGTGCAGGACGCCCGGCTCGGCGGGTACCCCGTCTGTCTGCTCGGGATCGAGTCGAAGTCCGTGCCCCGCAGGGGATTCCCGCCCACCGACGGACCGGACACCTACACCTCGGGCACGCTGTTCCCGCGGTCGTCGAAGAAGGTGGCCAGGGCGATCAACGCGGCCAGCGGGAACCGTCCGCTGGTGGTGCTGGCGAACCTGTCCGGCTTCGACGGGTCACCGGACTCGATGCGCAACCTGCAGTTGGAGTACGGCGCGGAGATCGGCCGGGCGGTCGTCAACTTCGACGGTCCGATCGTGTTCGCGGTGATCTCGCGCTACCACGGCGGGGCGTTCGTGGTGTTCTCCAAGGCGCTGAACCCGAACCTCACCGTGCTGGCGGTGGAGGGCTCGTTCGCGTCGGTGCTCGGTGGTGCGCCCGCCGCCGCGGTGGTGTTCGCGGCGGAGGTCGACGCTCGTACGGCGGCCGACTCCCGGGTGTCGGGCCTGGCCGCGCGGGTGTCCGCGGCGGTCGGCGCCGAACGCGCCGCGCTGGCGACGGAACTGGCGGAGGTACGCACCGCCGTCCGGGCCGAGAAGCTGGGCGAGGTCGCGGCCGGGTTCGACCGGGTGCACAGCATCCAGCGGGCCGTCGAGGTCGGCTCGGTCGACGCGGTGATCGGCGCGACCGAGCTGCGGCCCCGGCTGATCGAGGCCATCGAACGCGGCCTCGGCACCTCGAGCTGA